A genomic segment from Zygotorulaspora mrakii chromosome 1, complete sequence encodes:
- the MCO32 gene encoding Mco32p (similar to Saccharomyces cerevisiae YGR053C; ancestral locus Anc_4.193) — MFLHIKHFECASRSLSHLTRIRMSHTCYRLYSLRHANLGTMTEYLTKKGVPNFLQEPFEDSIIDKNIKLRLLPTTHPYFPVLSGKTKYKASINAIRLLTNKLILTRRSQLLITSVLTLLRDDKDSLAKQKQFNCCTKNDKLVINWQSCSSKEECEKPIRNQKGRVTPFPTMKDSKPPFLDFVFHPSSKSVSGDAVSAQVDSLNPYETNDSKNSRIIKGVFIFEFNDDNSHILAHTFEDIQMIDFEKKVPTGALAC; from the coding sequence ATGTTTCTGCATATCAAACACTTCGAGTGCGCTTCACGATCTTTAAGCCATTTAACAAGGATACGTATGAGTCATACATGTTACCGATTATATTCTCTGCGGCATGCTAATTTAGGCACGATGACAGAGTATCTTACAAAGAAAGGGGTCCCGAATTTTCTACAGGAGCCCTTCGAAGATTCAATAATAGACAAAAACATCAAGCTAAGGCTGCTGCCAACGACACATCCCTATTTTCCCGTATTAAGTGGTAAAACGAAGTACAAGGCGTCCATTAATGCCATTAGACTTCTTACAAATAAACTAATACTAACCAGGAGAAGCCAACTACTCATAACTTCGGTGCTAACACTGTTAAGAGACGACAAAGATAGTTTGGCCAAGCAGAAGCAGTTTAATTGCTGTACGAAGAACGATAAATTGGTTATTAATTGGCAAAGTTGTTCCTCGAAAGAGGAATGTGAGAAGCCAataagaaatcaaaaaggtAGAGTGACCCCTTTTCCAACAATGAAAGATTCGAAGCCTCCATTCCTAGACTTTGTATTCCatccttcttcaaaatccGTTTCCGGAGATGCTGTATCTGCTCAAGTCGATTCTCTGAATCCGTATGAAACAAATGACAGTAAAAATTCCAGGATTATAAAGGGTgtcttcatttttgaattcaatgatGACAATTCCCATATCCTTGCACATACATTTGAAGACATTCAAATGATAGACTTTGAGAAGAAGGTGCCTACTGGGGCCTTAGCATGTTAG